AATCTGGACTGTTTCCTCCCTATTGGCTCGCAACCTGGTCTTATGGACTACTGCTGAGTCAACAAAGTTATGGGTGCTACTAGAGTCAATGAGAATGACTATCCAGCAGTCCCCGATTTTTCCTTTGACTCTCATGGGCTTAGTGTTGATTGAACCAGTGATAGCATGGAGTGATATTTCTGGACCCCCTTTTGTTTTAATCATTTTCACCGGCCTCTGTTCAGGCTCCTTTTCCTTCTCAAGCAAATCGCCCATCACAGCCCCTTCCTCATCCGGCACCTCACAAATCTCTTCAATCAAATATAATCTAGGCTTTTGACACTTATGCCCTTGTGTCCATCTTGCCTCACAGTAATAGCACAGACCCTTATCCCTACGGTCCTTCATTTGTGTTTGGCTAATTTTTTGTACTGGTAAGGTGAGTTTTGGATAGGTTTTTTGGTTCTCAGGTTGTGGTTGGCTAATTCTAGGTAGGGTGGTTTCAGTAGAATAGGAAGTGAATGGTTTATGGATTCTTCTAGTGAGGGACAAGTTTTCCTCCTGGATTTTGGCCAAACTGTAGGCTAAAATAAGGGATGTAGGATTGAACATGCATACTGGAAGACGAATGTCATCCCTAAGCCCACTCAAAAGATAACTTAGTTTATAGTTATTGGATAGACCCCTCAGCGTATTAGAGAGGGACTCAAATTGGGTTTTGTAGTCCTCTGCTGAACCAGATTGCCTAAGCCTGGTTAAGgcctccataggatcatcataaCAACTTGGACCAAACCTAATAAGGCCCTCACAAACCACTCCCAATCAACCAACTGCCCAGTCTCATCCATCTCCTGGAACCACACCAATGCCCTACCCTCCATATGAAATGATGTTAACCGTAACTTGTGTTGTGGCAGAGTATTGTGAAACTTAAAGAACTGATGTACCTGTGGGATCATCACCAGTAAACATAGGGAAGTCAAGTCTTACCGAACGGGTCTGCACTTCTCCCATCTGAACAAATTGGAGGTCCTACTGCCCCTTTGGTGCATGTGAAGATTCAGTTTCCTCCTAATGCTTCTTCTGCAACTCCATAGTGAGCAAGGAAATTTGTCTCTTCAAGGCCAGCATTTCTGTCTCCAAGCTCTTGAACTGGGattcaaaagttttctttaGAGAGGTGAAACTCTCCTGCAGCTGTGACAAACGGGTGCCTTCTGCCATGAGTATACTTTTGTAAGAAGGGGATGGGGGTATCTCTGATACCAATTCTGTAACACCCCCTGGGGTAGAAGGATGAATAAGCTCACTCAGAGAATGAGCATTCTCTCGAGAAGGGCAAATACAAAAAAACTTATGCATTCATTGATGTCTTTACAGTAGAAAACAACCATGTATATGGACAGAACACGTAACAAACTCTGCGCACTCATGGAGAATATTCTCTGACAATACCATAACAACTTAACGGAATAAAACAAGGAAATACAATAACCGATACTAGATTAATTATAAAACATTAATAGACTTAATACTAAATTGGGCCAAGGCCCACTTGTTCTTCAAACCCTATTGCAGTGCGGGCTTCAGCCTTTACGTGATCCAGCCCATTCCCGAACTCATGTAAGCTTAGCCTTCACGACAACACTTCAGTTCACTTCAGACTTCTCAGTTATCTTCTCCAGAGTTCCCCAGGGTTTCATTGTAACATATGTCTGATGTGTATCCAAGTGCATCAATGTGAGCTTTCATGGCCTTGTTCATGGCTGGTGGACCGCACCTCAGAATCTGAAAATGTTTTAGCCGAGTAAGGAGTGCGAGTTAGAGAGCAAGTGTCATGACAATGAGAAGGAACTTTTGCAAGTTTTCgtttgaaataaatataaaaattgggGAACTAACCTGAACATCTGGGGCTGGTGCCGGGCAATGGGTTTGAATCATTTCCTTGGTTATAAACCCAACGCCACCATTCCATGGCACAGGAGGCTGGCAATTATGGGATAGAGTGAGCATCAGTGATAAAGATTTGACACATACTTACAACAAGGGGatatctttcttttgtttttgaaatcaaggggatatctttttttttgtttttgaaatcaAGGTGATATCTTTTGCAAGTGTTCCCTTAGCACAtctaaaaagagagaaatttgaaGGAAATGTTGTACCAAAGGAACTGACCTGATTCAAGACATAGAAGACTTTGAAACGATTAGGGAAATTTCTAGCAAAGGCATCTAGCTCTTCCTGCAGaaagtccataaaaaaaatgcactctCATCATTACTACATCAGAGAAAATAATGAATCAAGAGACAGTTAACTCAAGAGACTTGGAGAAAGAGATTGATGTGTCTGATATTGAAAAAAAGGTAGAATGATAAGGACACTCATGTCTATCATGTAACTTAAAGTGAAACTCCGTGactcgtattttttttaaacataactgtataGGTTTGCATAAGCAGTCCCCATTTGGAGACTTTGCCTAGACTaactctatttctttttatatgtgGTACATCTTCTTTTATATGCAAGAATTGCAGAAAAGGTAAATAAGATATAgttctaaaagaaaatttcatattatgAGGACAACTTGGATGCAGAACGAATCAACCAGACTCTGTCAAAGCTAAGGAATTGCTATTGCTGTTTCTAATTACATTTAGTTTGTTTCCATTGATGTCTTTCTCTGTGTAATTTGCTTTGTCTTATTTATGTTTCTGCCGTTTGGAGTGCCCTGCTACAAAGGTCTTGTAAATGATTCTGACAGGTGCACTATCTGTTTGgttgaacaatttttttctaattcatcCAGTAAAGAAAAACTAGTGCACTGCACACTCATctataaggggaaaaaaatgaagCAAGCAAATTACCTTCAACAGGATGTCATCTAGGGTGACATTGGCATAGATAAGATGCACGTTGGTCTTATCTTTCCGGTTTTCTAGTATGGCTCGAATGAGCTGGAAACAAAAGGAATgacaaagaaacaaagaaagagagaagtagAGATAAGAAACTTTAATTCAACAAAATGCTTGATAAGATCAATAATACCAATCAGACCACTAaacaggaagaagaagaagaagaagaaattccgCTTTTTAATGCTCACATACGTACCTGAAACATTGGGGTTATGCCAGAGCCACCTGCAAGCATTCCAAAAGCTCTAGCTTGGCCAGGTTTGTAGTTAAAGAGCCCCTTTTAAGCACGAAAACTTAActcataaaatgaaaaaaaaagaatttggaaATCTTGGTTCTAATGAGTATGCAATGCATAATACCAACTGATTTAGGCATACATTTATAGCTCC
The nucleotide sequence above comes from Juglans microcarpa x Juglans regia isolate MS1-56 unplaced genomic scaffold, Jm3101_v1.0 JmScfU0067, whole genome shotgun sequence. Encoded proteins:
- the LOC121245575 gene encoding NADH--cytochrome b5 reductase 1-like — translated: SCKFPKPHVLRIAIALSLVAIPAAYLYFTKKPKGCLDPDKFNEFKLVKKTQLSHNTARFRFSLPTPTSILGLPVGQHIICRGKDNQGEEVTRPYTPITLDSNVGYFELVVKMYPMGKMSHHFRELQEGDYLPVKGPKGLFNYKPGQARAFGMLAGGSGITPMFQLIRAILENRKDKTNVHLIYANVTLDDILLKEELDAFARNFPNRFKVFYVLNQPPVPWNGGVGFITKEMIQTHCPAPAPDVQILRCGPPAMNKAMKAHIDALGYTSDICYNETLGNSGEDN